A region from the Leptospirillum ferriphilum ML-04 genome encodes:
- a CDS encoding fatty acid desaturase family protein — MGSQTSTFPDGNVITSSSPEFSSSGRTPLPKIPREFFERSTGKAVFFLVYALALWLVPASGIYALAVHASLAWTVKAPLIFLLALVAQQGLHLFGWIGHESFHFNLFRGKKANVATGLLFSSLIVGHNGFGFALSHWHHHRFTNQPEDPDWQVFARFRTALSRFLFARLMADVRYLGNGLLAARGKWDRDMRGFPLNPSEIRWYARLNLLVSGFWIALFGTLIARHPLPGLLAIGLPLLLITLLTGLRPYLEHAGTGKTLFTTSRTRTSPLLSAFYFYNNYHLEHHLYPRVPCYNLARVHRWLGEKGLLAREGALIEHGFLNNLRYVTSRFQYPSA, encoded by the coding sequence ATGGGCTCTCAAACGTCAACTTTTCCGGACGGTAACGTCATAACTTCTTCTTCTCCGGAATTTTCATCCTCCGGACGCACCCCTCTGCCGAAGATTCCCCGGGAATTTTTCGAGCGGTCGACGGGGAAGGCGGTTTTTTTCCTCGTGTACGCGCTGGCTCTCTGGCTGGTGCCGGCGTCGGGAATCTATGCCCTCGCCGTTCACGCATCGCTCGCCTGGACGGTCAAGGCACCTCTCATTTTCCTCCTGGCTCTGGTGGCCCAGCAGGGTCTCCATCTCTTCGGATGGATCGGGCATGAATCCTTCCATTTCAATCTCTTCCGGGGAAAGAAAGCGAATGTGGCGACGGGACTTCTTTTCTCCTCCCTGATCGTGGGGCACAACGGATTCGGGTTCGCCCTCTCGCACTGGCACCATCACCGGTTCACCAACCAGCCCGAAGACCCGGACTGGCAGGTCTTTGCCCGTTTCCGGACGGCCCTGAGCCGGTTCCTGTTCGCCAGGCTGATGGCCGATGTCCGATATCTCGGGAACGGTCTTCTCGCCGCAAGGGGGAAATGGGACCGGGACATGCGGGGATTTCCCCTGAACCCCTCGGAAATCCGGTGGTACGCCCGGCTGAACCTCCTTGTGTCCGGCTTCTGGATCGCGCTCTTCGGCACCCTGATCGCACGTCACCCTCTTCCCGGGCTTCTGGCCATCGGGCTCCCGCTTCTTCTGATCACCCTCCTGACCGGACTCCGCCCCTATCTCGAACACGCCGGGACGGGAAAAACCCTCTTCACCACCTCCCGGACCCGGACTTCTCCCCTTCTGTCGGCCTTTTACTTCTACAACAACTACCACCTCGAGCATCATCTCTATCCGCGGGTTCCCTGCTACAATCTCGCCCGGGTCCATCGGTGGCTCGGGGAAAAAGGGCTCCTGGCCCGGGAGGGAGCCCTGATCGAGCACGGATTCCTGAACAACCTCCGCTACGTCACGAGCCGCTTTCAATACCCGTCGGCCTGA
- the treY gene encoding malto-oligosyltrehalose synthase, which yields MRPLGRLEGSRLPLSTYRLGFHRGFRLSQALRLVPYFERLGVTTLYASPLFSARSGSTHGYDVIDPTRLNPDVGSRPEFERLGRELSLRGMGLILDIVPNHMAAHFENPWWRDLLENGESSRSALFFDVDWDPPQRALEHRISLPILGGPYQKVLENRELELVFGRRGFAVRYWETLLPVDPGTLGPVLREIDGFLERDERPEAGEARQVLASLLGEISRMSSRDPARFLRRLRSRSGERVQKSLRSLWRSSLPFREAVERTLVEFNGIRGIPSSFDRLDSLLDTQVYWLSHWKTVTRTLNYRRFFDVADLVGVRMEDERVFEAFHRTLLDWVANKTVTGVRVDHVDGLRDPAMYLRRLVHRLQKARPQAPALVWVEKILSGEESLPSDWPVMGTTGYEFMNRVMAATGDPAGIRRLREWYAREIAPGADFTEMVYHQKKYVAETLLGGELRRLTLMLEWLGQNGRTSREIPFRELQAGIVEISACLGVYRTYMQGEGPVSADREQVQIALAEARRRHRGRRQGLYRFFERILSMEIPSDAPEERRARWKDFVQGWQQFTGPVMAKGVEDTVFYRYSPLISLNEVGGDPRTDRLGPEVFHAFNRQRLEEHPLTLSATSTHDTKRSEDVRARIHLLSEYGEDWIVTVGRWAKWNRSLRISGSSGPVPDPSLELFLYQTLVGAWPLFPEETASFLDRMEGYAVKVAREAKIHSNWISPDPAYEKNLCGFVRSLFGERRRSPFRKDFLAFVERLSREGAAQSLAWLALKIGSPGVPDFYQGSELWDFSLVDPDNRRPVDYTVRERALSSLFEEEKADPAGLFPRLLRTWKDGRIKMYVTWKMLHARRRDPELFLEGSYRPLDAAWEAAENMTGFVRSLPGRDLLVVVSSRFRDVLEKETLCVPEKRHDGRVLPLPEPVGKDGWVHLLTGKKVRGGSVLPLGEVMRQAPLAVLYRTEDSKRQERT from the coding sequence TTGAGGCCGCTGGGGAGGCTGGAAGGATCCCGTCTCCCGCTGTCGACCTATCGTCTGGGGTTCCATCGGGGTTTCCGGTTGTCGCAGGCCCTCCGTCTGGTCCCTTACTTCGAACGTCTCGGTGTCACGACCCTCTATGCCTCTCCCCTGTTTTCGGCCCGGTCGGGAAGCACCCACGGCTACGATGTGATCGATCCCACCCGCCTGAATCCGGACGTGGGCAGCCGCCCGGAGTTCGAGCGGCTCGGCCGGGAACTGTCCCTCCGGGGGATGGGCCTGATCCTGGACATCGTCCCCAATCACATGGCCGCGCATTTCGAGAATCCCTGGTGGAGGGATCTTCTGGAAAACGGCGAATCCTCGCGGTCCGCGCTCTTTTTCGACGTGGACTGGGACCCTCCCCAGAGGGCCCTTGAACACCGGATCAGCCTTCCGATCCTCGGGGGGCCTTACCAGAAAGTTCTGGAAAACCGGGAACTCGAGCTGGTTTTCGGCCGCCGGGGGTTTGCGGTGCGTTATTGGGAAACGCTTCTTCCGGTGGATCCGGGAACGCTGGGCCCGGTTCTTCGGGAGATCGACGGATTTCTGGAGCGGGATGAGAGGCCGGAGGCCGGGGAGGCCCGCCAGGTGCTCGCGTCGCTTCTCGGGGAGATCTCCCGGATGTCGTCGCGGGATCCGGCCCGCTTTCTCCGCCGCCTCCGGAGCCGATCGGGAGAGAGGGTGCAGAAAAGCCTCCGGAGCCTGTGGAGATCCAGCCTTCCGTTCCGGGAGGCCGTCGAACGGACCCTGGTCGAGTTCAATGGCATCCGCGGCATCCCCTCCTCGTTCGACCGTCTGGATTCCCTTCTCGACACCCAGGTGTACTGGCTGTCCCACTGGAAAACCGTGACCCGCACGCTCAACTACCGCCGGTTTTTCGATGTGGCGGATCTGGTGGGCGTGCGGATGGAAGACGAACGGGTTTTCGAAGCCTTCCACCGGACACTTCTCGACTGGGTGGCGAACAAGACGGTGACAGGCGTCCGGGTCGATCACGTGGACGGGTTGCGGGATCCGGCCATGTATCTCCGGCGTCTCGTCCATCGTCTTCAAAAAGCCCGGCCGCAGGCACCCGCCCTTGTCTGGGTGGAAAAAATTCTTTCGGGAGAAGAATCTCTTCCCTCTGACTGGCCGGTGATGGGGACGACGGGCTACGAATTCATGAACCGCGTGATGGCCGCCACGGGAGATCCCGCAGGTATCCGGCGACTTCGGGAGTGGTATGCCCGCGAGATCGCCCCCGGAGCCGATTTCACCGAAATGGTATACCATCAGAAAAAATATGTGGCGGAAACACTGCTGGGTGGAGAGCTTCGCCGACTGACGCTGATGCTCGAATGGCTCGGCCAGAACGGGAGGACTTCCCGGGAGATCCCGTTTCGGGAGCTGCAGGCGGGGATCGTGGAAATCTCCGCCTGCCTTGGCGTCTACCGGACCTATATGCAAGGGGAGGGCCCCGTCTCCGCAGACCGTGAGCAGGTTCAGATCGCCCTGGCGGAAGCCCGGAGAAGACATCGGGGACGGCGGCAAGGGCTGTACCGGTTTTTTGAGCGGATCCTGTCGATGGAGATCCCGTCCGATGCACCGGAGGAAAGGAGGGCGCGCTGGAAGGACTTCGTGCAGGGATGGCAGCAGTTCACCGGACCGGTCATGGCCAAAGGTGTCGAGGATACGGTTTTCTACCGCTATTCCCCCTTGATTTCCCTCAATGAAGTTGGCGGCGATCCCCGGACGGACCGTCTGGGTCCGGAGGTCTTCCACGCGTTCAACCGGCAGCGCCTGGAAGAACATCCCCTGACATTGTCGGCCACGTCGACTCACGACACCAAGAGGAGCGAGGATGTCCGCGCCCGGATCCACCTGCTCTCGGAGTACGGGGAGGACTGGATCGTCACGGTCGGCCGGTGGGCAAAATGGAATCGCTCCCTTCGGATCTCCGGATCGTCCGGTCCGGTTCCGGATCCTTCCCTGGAGCTTTTTCTCTACCAGACCCTGGTAGGTGCCTGGCCTCTGTTTCCGGAGGAAACCGCTTCGTTTCTGGACCGGATGGAAGGGTATGCCGTCAAGGTCGCGCGGGAAGCCAAGATCCACTCCAACTGGATCTCTCCCGATCCGGCCTATGAAAAAAATCTGTGCGGGTTTGTCCGGAGCCTTTTCGGGGAGCGACGCCGGAGTCCGTTCCGGAAGGATTTTCTCGCGTTCGTCGAGCGGCTCTCCCGGGAGGGTGCGGCCCAGAGCCTCGCCTGGCTGGCGCTCAAGATCGGATCTCCGGGGGTTCCGGATTTCTATCAGGGCTCGGAGCTCTGGGATTTTTCCCTGGTGGACCCGGACAATCGCCGGCCGGTCGATTACACCGTGCGCGAAAGAGCCCTTTCCTCGCTCTTCGAGGAGGAGAAGGCAGATCCGGCGGGTCTCTTTCCGCGTCTCCTGAGAACCTGGAAGGATGGCCGGATCAAGATGTATGTGACCTGGAAGATGCTGCATGCCCGGCGCCGGGATCCGGAGCTCTTTCTCGAGGGAAGCTACCGGCCCCTGGACGCCGCCTGGGAAGCGGCAGAGAACATGACCGGGTTTGTGCGGAGTTTGCCGGGACGGGACCTTCTGGTTGTTGTGTCTTCCCGGTTCAGGGACGTCCTTGAAAAAGAGACTCTGTGTGTTCCGGAAAAACGACATGACGGTCGCGTCCTTCCGTTGCCGGAACCGGTCGGAAAAGACGGGTGGGTTCATCTTCTGACCGGCAAAAAAGTCCGGGGAGGGTCCGTTCTTCCTTTGGGAGAGGTCATGAGACAGGCGCCCCTGGCGGTGCTGTACCGGACAGAAGATTCCAAAAGACAGGAGAGGACATGA
- a CDS encoding glutamate decarboxylase, whose protein sequence is MLTRRRHSQTRDDSLSATYGNRFFTKDLKTFRMGEDSLPPASVYQIIHDELELDGNPSLNLASFVTTWMEPEAEQLIRENLRKNLVDQSEYPRTGEIQHRVIHMLADLFHAPDDADIAGTSTIGSSEAILLGLLAHKKSWQNRRKTAGKPADRPNLVLGGEVHVVWDKFARYFDVELRTVPLSPARFTLDVQEAVRRIDENTIAVGAVVGTTFTGQIDPVEELNEAVEKKNREQGWRVPIHVDGASGGLILPFLEPERRWDFRLSAVRSINVSGHKFGLVYPGVGWLLFRDRKDLPDDLVFRVNYLGAEEETYTLNFSSNAAFVIAQYYNLLRLGKKGYRSIMENCRDNARFLAKELAAGKTFEPVEKKPLLPIVAFRLRGKHAGREPEIASELRKYGWIVPAYTLPPDAENITLLRVVVRENVSRQMLVELLAHLDRCAGILENPATKRKTHPPLC, encoded by the coding sequence ATGCTGACCCGAAGACGTCACAGCCAGACCCGCGATGATTCGCTTTCCGCCACCTACGGAAACCGGTTCTTCACGAAAGATCTGAAAACGTTCCGGATGGGAGAGGACAGCCTCCCCCCGGCCAGCGTGTATCAGATCATTCATGACGAACTGGAACTCGACGGAAACCCGTCCCTGAACCTCGCCTCGTTCGTCACCACCTGGATGGAACCCGAGGCGGAACAGCTCATCCGGGAAAACCTCCGGAAAAACCTTGTCGACCAGAGCGAATATCCGAGAACCGGAGAAATCCAGCACCGGGTCATCCACATGCTCGCCGACCTCTTTCACGCGCCGGACGATGCCGACATCGCCGGCACGTCGACGATCGGATCCTCGGAGGCGATCCTTCTGGGTCTTCTGGCGCACAAGAAAAGCTGGCAGAACCGCCGGAAAACCGCCGGAAAACCCGCCGACCGCCCCAATCTGGTTCTCGGCGGGGAAGTCCATGTGGTCTGGGACAAATTTGCGCGCTACTTCGATGTCGAACTGCGCACGGTTCCCCTGTCCCCTGCCCGTTTCACCCTGGACGTGCAGGAAGCCGTCCGCCGCATCGATGAAAACACCATTGCCGTGGGCGCGGTCGTGGGAACGACATTCACCGGACAGATCGATCCCGTGGAAGAGTTGAACGAAGCGGTCGAAAAAAAGAACAGGGAACAGGGGTGGCGTGTTCCGATCCACGTCGACGGCGCCAGCGGGGGATTGATTCTCCCTTTTCTCGAGCCCGAGCGACGCTGGGATTTCCGGCTGTCGGCCGTCCGGTCAATCAATGTGTCGGGGCACAAATTTGGTCTGGTCTATCCCGGCGTGGGCTGGCTTCTTTTCCGGGACCGGAAGGACCTTCCCGACGATCTGGTTTTCCGGGTCAACTACCTGGGGGCCGAGGAGGAGACCTATACGCTGAACTTCTCTTCAAACGCCGCCTTCGTGATTGCCCAGTACTACAATCTCCTGCGTCTCGGCAAAAAAGGCTATCGCTCCATTATGGAGAATTGCCGGGACAACGCCCGGTTTCTCGCAAAGGAACTCGCCGCAGGGAAGACGTTTGAACCGGTGGAGAAAAAACCTCTCCTTCCCATTGTGGCGTTTCGCCTTCGGGGGAAACACGCCGGCAGAGAACCCGAAATCGCCTCCGAACTCCGGAAATACGGGTGGATCGTCCCGGCCTACACGCTCCCGCCCGATGCGGAGAACATCACTCTTCTGCGGGTCGTCGTCCGGGAAAACGTGAGCCGGCAGATGCTCGTCGAGCTCCTTGCGCATCTCGACCGTTGTGCGGGCATCCTTGAAAATCCGGCCACCAAAAGAAAAACGCACCCGCCGCTCTGCTGA
- a CDS encoding alpha-amylase family glycosyl hydrolase encodes MSEQSQIWIQQGVLYEIYLRSFSDATKDGVGDFRGLASRMDYIARLGVKGMILNCPFQSFSGNMRHPLVDWMRLDPVFGTLSDFLMVLEKAHAAGIRVILSLPVNATSDRHAWFVESKNRSSRYLRKSFFWSDRLKLAQAPDKDTPEVANWAQDDDTGQYYWYQDHKDEPAINYADPEILEEIRRVFEHWFNLDVDGFRLAGSGRLHRMRKGEIEPVDDPFRIFQPVLDPLKKSFPDRVFLFEVGSPSRSELRKDPRQYYHLSGFFPSVISAIRSENKEPLEQLMGEGGREIHARKDCPIHWTLDLRERSEETFEKFAESDGDGSAFPIESETPSERPVLSRVARLMENGRRRIQLVMSLFLTSPGISVIYYGDEIGMGDHPHLPGRNPVRTPMQWSADRNGGFSTADPEELYNPVIDDPLYSYTMVNVESQERFADSHLWNVRQMVAIRNRQPALYSHGQFGVLESGHPSIYAFFRRSGNDVCLLIHNLSKVSVCGYLDLSDFAGLVPHELFGNTVFPRIPLHPYLVTMTPYSFIWFRLLPPAKPGGSRKTEGRS; translated from the coding sequence ATGAGCGAACAGTCCCAGATCTGGATCCAGCAGGGGGTCCTGTACGAAATCTATCTTCGAAGCTTTTCGGACGCGACAAAAGACGGGGTGGGGGACTTCCGGGGCCTTGCCAGCCGGATGGACTATATCGCCCGTCTGGGGGTGAAGGGGATGATCCTCAATTGTCCCTTCCAGTCGTTTTCGGGAAACATGCGTCATCCTCTGGTCGACTGGATGCGTCTCGATCCGGTCTTCGGCACACTGTCGGACTTTCTGATGGTGCTGGAAAAAGCCCACGCCGCGGGAATCCGTGTCATCCTGTCGCTGCCGGTGAACGCCACCAGCGACCGGCACGCGTGGTTTGTCGAATCGAAAAACCGGAGCTCCCGCTATCTCCGGAAAAGCTTCTTCTGGTCGGACCGCCTGAAACTGGCCCAGGCGCCGGACAAGGACACGCCGGAAGTGGCGAACTGGGCCCAGGACGATGATACCGGACAGTACTACTGGTATCAGGACCACAAGGACGAACCCGCCATCAACTACGCCGATCCGGAAATTCTGGAGGAGATCCGCCGGGTGTTCGAACACTGGTTCAATCTGGATGTCGACGGATTCCGTCTGGCGGGTTCCGGCCGTCTTCACCGGATGCGAAAAGGGGAGATCGAGCCGGTCGACGATCCGTTCCGCATCTTCCAGCCGGTGCTCGATCCCCTGAAAAAAAGCTTTCCGGACCGGGTGTTTCTGTTCGAGGTCGGATCTCCCAGCCGTTCGGAGCTCCGGAAGGACCCGCGGCAGTACTATCACCTGAGCGGATTTTTCCCCTCGGTGATCAGCGCCATCCGAAGCGAAAACAAGGAACCCCTGGAACAACTGATGGGGGAGGGGGGCCGCGAGATCCACGCGCGCAAGGACTGCCCGATCCACTGGACACTCGATCTCCGGGAGCGGTCGGAGGAGACGTTCGAAAAGTTCGCCGAGTCCGACGGGGACGGCAGCGCCTTTCCGATCGAATCGGAAACGCCCTCCGAACGGCCCGTTCTCTCCCGGGTCGCCCGGCTGATGGAAAACGGTCGACGGCGCATCCAGCTCGTGATGAGTCTCTTTTTGACCTCGCCCGGGATTTCGGTCATCTACTACGGAGACGAGATCGGCATGGGAGACCACCCCCACCTCCCGGGCAGAAACCCGGTGCGCACGCCGATGCAGTGGTCTGCCGACCGGAACGGGGGATTTTCGACGGCCGACCCGGAAGAGCTCTATAACCCGGTGATCGACGATCCCCTTTACAGTTACACCATGGTCAACGTGGAGAGCCAGGAGCGATTCGCCGATTCGCACCTCTGGAACGTCCGGCAAATGGTCGCGATCCGGAACCGGCAGCCGGCGCTTTACTCCCACGGTCAGTTCGGGGTTCTGGAAAGCGGGCATCCGTCGATCTATGCCTTCTTCCGGCGCTCGGGAAACGACGTGTGTCTTCTGATCCACAACCTGTCGAAGGTTTCGGTCTGCGGCTACCTCGACCTGTCGGACTTCGCCGGGCTCGTTCCGCACGAGTTGTTCGGAAACACGGTCTTTCCCCGAATCCCGCTTCACCCCTATCTGGTGACCATGACACCGTATTCGTTCATCTGGTTTCGTCTTCTTCCGCCGGCAAAGCCGGGGGGCAGCCGCAAAACGGAGGGCCGGTCATGA
- the treZ gene encoding malto-oligosyltrehalose trehalohydrolase, which translates to MAKVRHRSSSFPSSTKLQPPEAARMMEPDRHADFVPASARLPGPRDLGPLGATPVKGGTLFRVWAPLAGSVDLMIDRPGERPRPMDHEGQGYYRLSVSDAPSGTLYRFRLDGRTILPDPASRLQPHGVHGPSAVWFPPGEHTKKTEKSPGVSPFSGHPVGDLIFYELHPGTYTPEGTFRGTIARLDHLADLGVTAVELMPLSQFPGERNWGYDGTFPYAIALSYGGPDGLLELVRACHARGLSVILDVVCNHLGPEGNYLHAFGPYFSRTTRTPWGEALNFDETMSDHVRHYFLENIRYLARIFDVDGFRFDAVHAIRDQSAHSFLADVSVLAERIACSRGRPLHLVAESNLNDRRHVLPPGREGMGFDAQWSDDFHHALRVTFTGEKEGYYQDFSPGKDLAKALERGFVYQGQFAPSFGHRRGSSSDDLPGSAFVVFAQNHDQVGNRREGDRLSAVLPEEALMCVAALVLLAPALPFLFMGEEYGETRPFLYFTSHGDPDLVRAVREGRKKEFAAFGWTGEVPDPQDPRTFEASRLTTDPALLSPGSREGRILGFYKTLFRLRKSHPAFALPDRMDSERHRVAGPRYGILAQKRQGEKGPRVLVLWNLSARERPVPPVWLRRDLGWEGEGRPILDSREEFSGRPHFLAPYQVRVLEEETGR; encoded by the coding sequence ATGGCTAAGGTAAGACATCGGTCGTCCTCTTTCCCTTCATCGACAAAGCTTCAACCTCCGGAGGCTGCCCGCATGATGGAACCCGACAGACATGCTGATTTTGTTCCGGCGTCCGCCCGGCTTCCCGGCCCCAGGGACCTGGGCCCCCTCGGCGCCACGCCCGTAAAAGGTGGCACGCTCTTTCGTGTCTGGGCGCCGCTGGCCGGGTCGGTGGATCTGATGATCGACCGACCCGGCGAACGACCCCGACCGATGGACCACGAAGGCCAGGGGTATTACCGTCTGTCCGTCTCCGATGCTCCTTCCGGAACCCTTTACCGGTTCCGGCTGGATGGCCGGACCATCCTTCCCGACCCCGCGTCCCGTCTGCAGCCGCATGGTGTGCATGGCCCATCGGCGGTCTGGTTCCCTCCCGGGGAACACACGAAAAAAACGGAAAAATCGCCCGGCGTCTCCCCGTTTTCCGGTCATCCGGTCGGGGATCTGATCTTCTATGAGCTCCACCCGGGCACCTATACGCCGGAAGGAACCTTCCGGGGCACGATCGCTCGCCTCGACCATCTGGCGGATCTCGGGGTCACGGCGGTCGAGCTGATGCCTCTTTCCCAGTTTCCCGGAGAGAGGAACTGGGGGTACGACGGCACGTTCCCCTATGCGATTGCCCTGTCCTACGGCGGCCCCGACGGGCTCCTGGAGCTCGTCCGCGCCTGCCATGCCCGGGGGTTGTCGGTCATTCTGGACGTTGTTTGCAACCACCTGGGCCCGGAAGGAAACTATCTCCATGCCTTCGGGCCCTACTTTTCCCGCACGACCCGGACGCCGTGGGGGGAAGCCCTGAACTTCGACGAGACGATGAGCGATCACGTCCGGCACTATTTTCTTGAAAACATCCGATACCTGGCCCGGATCTTTGATGTCGACGGCTTCCGCTTCGATGCGGTCCACGCCATCCGTGACCAGTCGGCGCATTCCTTTCTTGCCGATGTGTCGGTCCTGGCCGAACGGATCGCATGTTCCCGGGGGCGGCCCCTTCATCTGGTGGCGGAGTCGAATCTGAACGACCGTCGCCATGTCCTCCCTCCGGGACGGGAGGGGATGGGGTTCGATGCGCAATGGTCCGATGACTTCCATCATGCCCTGCGGGTGACGTTTACAGGAGAAAAAGAAGGCTACTACCAGGACTTTTCTCCGGGAAAAGACCTGGCGAAGGCCCTCGAACGGGGGTTCGTCTATCAGGGACAGTTTGCTCCCTCGTTCGGGCATCGGCGGGGTTCTTCCAGCGACGATCTTCCGGGTTCGGCGTTCGTCGTGTTCGCCCAGAACCACGACCAGGTGGGAAACCGCCGGGAGGGAGACAGATTGTCCGCCGTTCTTCCGGAGGAAGCTTTGATGTGCGTGGCGGCGCTGGTTCTGCTTGCGCCGGCTCTTCCGTTTCTCTTTATGGGAGAAGAGTACGGCGAAACCCGGCCGTTTCTCTATTTTACGAGCCACGGGGACCCCGACCTGGTCCGGGCGGTTCGTGAAGGCCGGAAAAAAGAGTTCGCCGCGTTCGGGTGGACCGGGGAAGTGCCGGATCCCCAGGATCCCCGCACGTTTGAAGCCTCCCGGCTGACCACGGATCCCGCCCTGTTGTCTCCCGGAAGCCGGGAGGGCCGCATCCTCGGTTTTTATAAGACGCTTTTCCGTCTCCGAAAGAGCCACCCGGCGTTCGCCCTTCCCGACCGGATGGATTCGGAGCGCCACAGGGTCGCGGGTCCCCGCTACGGGATCCTGGCCCAAAAGAGGCAGGGGGAAAAGGGTCCCCGCGTCCTCGTTCTCTGGAATCTCTCAGCCCGGGAAAGACCGGTCCCGCCGGTCTGGCTTCGACGGGATCTCGGCTGGGAGGGGGAAGGACGACCGATTCTGGATTCCCGGGAAGAGTTCTCCGGGCGACCTCACTTTCTGGCGCCCTATCAGGTGCGTGTTCTGGAAGAGGAGACGGGACGTTGA
- the treS gene encoding maltose alpha-D-glucosyltransferase: MTDESLGKGWYKDAIIYEVHVKSFQDSNSDGWGDFIGLTGKLDYLQKLGVTALWLLPFTDSPLKDDGYDIRDYYKVHPPYGSMEDFQGFLEEAHKRGLRVITELVMNHTSNTHPWFLSASSSRSSPFRDYYVWSDTPDRYKGTRIIFSDTEKSNWTWEPKTRQYYWHRFFHHQPDLNFDNPKVQEEMLNVVKFWFSLGVDGLRCDAVPYLYEREGTNCENLPETHAFIKRLRADIDREFPDRMLLAEANQWPHDVLPYFGNDDEFHMAYHFPLMPRLFIAIAQGDRKPITDILQQTPPIPEGCQWAIFLRNHDELTLEMVSDQERDYLWSTYAEDPRMRLNLGIRRRLAPLMGNDRRKIDLMHSLLLTLPGTPILYYGDEIGMGDNIHLGDRNGVRTPMQWSFDRNGGFSNADPSDLYAPPIQNPVYGYQVVNVETQIRYPTSPLNVLRQMIEVRQSTPVFGRGTMTVLHPKNRHVFACLRELGNDVVLVINNLSDRTESVLLDLSRFRGYRPVELFSQTLFPVLERAHFHFTVSPYGYFWLALRPPDAPVRSRKKIVR; this comes from the coding sequence ATGACCGACGAGAGTTTGGGCAAGGGATGGTACAAGGATGCGATCATCTACGAGGTGCACGTCAAGTCGTTTCAGGATTCGAACAGCGACGGATGGGGAGATTTCATCGGACTGACGGGAAAGCTCGACTATCTGCAGAAGCTCGGCGTCACCGCCCTCTGGCTCCTTCCGTTCACGGATTCACCCCTGAAGGATGACGGGTACGATATCCGGGACTACTACAAGGTCCATCCGCCCTACGGATCGATGGAGGACTTCCAGGGGTTTCTGGAAGAAGCCCACAAACGCGGACTCCGGGTCATCACCGAGCTGGTGATGAACCACACGTCCAACACCCATCCCTGGTTCCTGTCGGCGTCGTCGTCCCGGTCCTCCCCGTTCCGGGACTACTACGTCTGGAGCGATACCCCCGACCGGTACAAGGGAACGCGGATCATTTTCAGCGACACCGAGAAATCCAACTGGACCTGGGAACCCAAAACCCGCCAGTACTACTGGCACCGGTTTTTCCACCACCAGCCCGACCTCAACTTCGACAATCCGAAGGTGCAGGAGGAGATGCTGAACGTGGTGAAGTTCTGGTTTTCCCTGGGGGTCGACGGGCTCCGCTGCGATGCGGTGCCGTATCTTTATGAGCGGGAAGGGACCAACTGCGAAAATCTTCCGGAAACGCACGCGTTCATCAAGCGTCTCCGGGCCGACATCGACCGCGAGTTCCCCGACCGGATGCTCCTGGCCGAGGCCAACCAGTGGCCCCATGACGTGCTGCCGTATTTCGGAAACGACGACGAATTCCACATGGCCTATCATTTTCCCCTGATGCCGCGTCTCTTCATCGCCATCGCCCAGGGGGACCGGAAACCCATCACCGATATTCTCCAGCAGACGCCCCCGATCCCCGAAGGCTGCCAGTGGGCCATTTTTCTCCGAAACCACGACGAGCTGACCCTCGAAATGGTCTCCGACCAGGAGCGCGACTATCTCTGGTCGACCTATGCCGAAGATCCGCGCATGCGTCTGAACCTCGGCATCCGCCGGAGACTGGCGCCGCTCATGGGCAACGACCGCCGGAAGATCGATCTGATGCACAGCCTCCTGCTGACGCTTCCGGGAACGCCCATTCTGTATTACGGGGACGAGATCGGCATGGGGGACAATATCCATCTGGGCGACCGGAACGGAGTGCGCACGCCCATGCAATGGTCCTTTGACCGGAACGGGGGATTTTCAAACGCGGATCCCTCCGATCTCTATGCCCCTCCCATCCAGAATCCCGTCTACGGCTACCAGGTGGTGAACGTCGAGACCCAGATCCGCTACCCCACCAGCCCGCTCAACGTGCTCCGCCAGATGATCGAGGTGCGGCAGTCGACGCCCGTCTTCGGGCGCGGGACGATGACCGTTCTCCATCCGAAAAATCGTCATGTCTTCGCGTGTCTCCGGGAGTTGGGAAACGACGTGGTCCTGGTGATCAACAACCTGTCGGACCGGACCGAATCGGTCCTGCTGGATCTGTCCCGCTTTCGGGGGTACCGGCCGGTGGAGCTCTTCAGCCAGACCCTGTTCCCGGTTCTGGAACGGGCCCATTTCCATTTCACGGTCAGTCCCTACGGGTATTTCTGGCTGGCCTTGCGACCGCCCGACGCCCCCGTCCGGAGCCGGAAGAAAATCGTCCGGTAG